Proteins from a genomic interval of Papaver somniferum cultivar HN1 chromosome 4, ASM357369v1, whole genome shotgun sequence:
- the LOC113276527 gene encoding uncharacterized protein LOC113276527 produces the protein MICFQNSTDQQSHKMFRRRVTTPSKEWMTTPKGSPRWIKGVQSFIQFTAESLGVGIKEFRCPCMKCKNFGSLPKSLDDVHGDILDNGFLLSYRIQIHYGEQSRVNNVNAPTLPANNIVNYVVVSHSKICDLFNEAHGGVLGLDTAAECLNDPDHLSAATVEDSSGGNVQDKATVNCKKRLKDAVQPLFPGCGYEYTKLSATVELLSMQARYQCSDVFMTELLGYMKTILPAGYTLPSTCSKAKQMIKPFQLPVQIIHACINDCILYCKGYANDDKCPKCGESIWQKPLEGSSPTAKKVLVKRLRYFPVTERLQRIYGTGWIAELMTWYVKVQESATHMRHPVDSAQWKEIDKKWPEFASEKRNVRLGLATYGFNPFGMMSTHSTWPVMIVCYNIPPSECTAKDFTMLTLLIPGPLGPNHNIDVYLQPLIDELNELWSLGAVTYDAHTKTDFTMRAMLLWCIHDFPAYTHVSGLRTSGKYGCPVCGENTEAFFLKCGSKFAYMGHKRFLRDRFHPYRKKTSQFNGREDLRVAPRRLSGGELFHKTATADKKFGKLVKRPAVDSPWSKRSIFFQLPYWKFLQIRHNVDVMHVEKNFAANLFGTFMCHKDKSKDGAPARRDLKMLNLKPSLWLTEMNGRDILPPAPYWMSKKEREVICKTFSTLKVPISYSGNWKKKVCLKEFQLKGLKSHDYHILMQGLMPIFLMHCFKKQKPLREAFRNLSLFFKVLTSKVIERAELRVMHDRVVESLCVFEMYFPPAFFVSMTHVVVHLAEEAYQLRHVQFRWMYPFERMMRVYKVLGRNKNYIEGSITKQYEVNEGARHCAEILPDAKRKSFKCRGKIEKPCDAYEGPYPVGSQGKSCSLTNLQYEQIRLWILRHADENTEWEAKYAIYLRNFNQSRMGRMKCLDYIPWL, from the exons ATGATTTGTTTTCAGAACTCAACAGATCAACAATCTCATAAG ATGTTTCGACGTCGTGTAACTACTCCAAGTAAAGAATGGATGACTACACCCAAGGGTTCACCTCGATGGATTAAAGGTGTTCAATCTTTCATCCAATTTACAGCAGAGAGTCTTGGTGTAGGTATCAAAGAATTTCGATGTCCTTGCATGAAATGTAAGAATTTTGGTAGTTTACCAAAATCTCTAGATGATGTACATGGGGATATCCTTGATAATGGGTTCTTACTGTCATACCGAATACAGATCCATTATGGAGAGCAATCTCGGGTGAATAATGTTAATGCTCCCACCTTACCTGCAAATAATATTGTGAATTATGTTGTTGTGTCTCATTCGAAAATATGTGACTTGTTCAATGAGGCGCATGGAGGTGTACTTGGTCTTGATACCGCTGCAGAATGTCTTAATGATCCTGATCACCTGTCGgctgctactgttgaagattCTTCTGGTGGCAATGTACAAGATAAGGCTACTGTCAATTGCAAAAAGAGGTTGAAGGATGCAGTGCAACCCTTATTTCCAGGTTGTGGTTATGAATATACAAAACTGTCAGCAACAGTTGAGTTGTTAAGTATGCAGGCAAGGTATCAATGTTCTGATGTTTTCATGACAGAGTTATTGGGATATATGAAAACTATTTTACCAGCTGGGTACACGTTACCATCTACTTGTAGTAAAGCTAAGCAGATGATCAAGCCATTTCAGTTGCCGGTGCAAATTATTCATGCTTGTATTAACGATTGTATTCTCTATTGCAAGGGGTATGCCAATGATGATAAGTGTCCTAAATGTGGTGAAAGTATATGGCAAAAACCACTAGAAGGGAGTAGTCCAACTGCTAAAAAGGTTCTGGTGAAGAGACTGAGGTATTTTCCGGTCACGGAAAGGTTACAACGGATATATGGCACCGGGTGGATTGCTGAGTTGATGACATGGTATGTTAAGGTTCAAGAAAGTGCTACACACATGAGACATCCGGTGGATTCTGCACAGTGGAAGGAGATTGATAAGAAGTGGCCTGAGTTTGCTTCAGAAAAAAGAAATGTTCGTCTAGGATTAGCAACATATGGTTTTAATCCTTTTGGAATGATGAGCACGCACAGTACTTGGCCTGTTATGATTGTTTGTTACAACATTCCACCATCTGAATGCACGGCAAAGGATTTCACAATGTTAACCCTGCTGATTCCTGGTCCACTTGGTCCCAACCATAACATTGATGTTTATTTGCAGCCACTGATCGACGAGTTAAATGAGTTATGGTCACTTGGAGCGGTAACCTACGATGCACATACGAAGACTGACTTTACAATGAGAGCAATGTTGTTGTGGTGTATACATGACTTTCCTGCGTATACGCATGTTTCTGGTTTGCGAACTTCTGGAAAATATGGTTGTCCTGTGTGTGGAGAAAATACAGAGGCATTTTTTCTAAAATGCGGTTCCAAATTTGCTTATATGGGTCATAAAAGGTTTCTAAGAGATCGGTTTCACCCTTACAGAAAGAAAACATCCCAATTCAACGGAAGAGAGGATTTAAGGGTTGCACCAAGACGTTTGAGTGGCGGTGAATTGTTCCACAAGACAGCAACTGCAGATAAAAAATTTGGGAAGTTGGTAAAGCGGCCTGCCGTTGATTCTCCTTGGTCAAAGAGGTCAATCTTTTTTCAGCTCCCGTATTGGAAG TTTCTACAAATCCGGCACAATGTGGATGTCATGCATGTAGAAAAGAATTTTGCAGCGAATCTGTTTGGAACTTTTATGTGTCATAAAGATAAGTCTAAGGATGGGGCTCCAGCACGAAGAGATTTAAAAATGCTAAACTTAAAGCCTAGCCTGTGGTTGACGGAAATGAATGGAAGAGACATACTCCCTCCTGCACCTTATTGGATGTCTAAGAAAGAAAGGGAAGTTATTTGTAAAACTTTCAGCACACTTAAAGTTCCAATTAGTTACAGTgggaattggaaaaaaaaagtatGCTTGAAAGAGTTCCAATTGAAGGGTCTAAAGTCGCACGACTATCACATCCTTATGCAGGGTTTAATGCCTATTTTCTTAATGCATTGTTTCAAAAAACAGAAGCCTTTGCGCGAGGCATTTAGAAACTTGTCGTTGTTTTTCAAAGTCCTTACCTCTAAGGTTATTGAACGTGCTGAGCTTCGTGTAATGCATGATCGTGTCGTGGAGTCCTTATGCGTGTTTGAAATGTATTTCCCTCCTGCATTTTTTGTTAGTATGACTCATGTTGTCGTACACTTGGCAGAAGAGGCATATCAATTGAGGCATGTTCAATTTAGGTGGATGTACCCTTTCGAGAG GATGATGAGAGTCTACAAGGTTCTTGGTCGCAACAAAAATTATATAGAAGGCTCTATTACAAAACAGTATGAGGTTAATGAAGGAGCGCGCCATTGCGCCGAGATCCTTCCCGATGCGAAGCGAAAGTCTTTTAAGTGTCGTGGAAAGATAGAGAAGCCCTGTGATGCTTATGAAGGTCCATACCCAGTTGGTTCGCAAGGAAAATCATGTTCATTAACCAACTTACAGTATGAACAAATTCGTTTGTGGATATTGAGACACGCAGATGAAAATACTGAATGGGAAGC
- the LOC113276528 gene encoding uncharacterized protein LOC113276528, protein MFLWFFKEEIWRAIKNEYRVPEIIKSKALRMANKSWKNKKTTLRKWCDQFITVAERKNNRPNGVKREDWDKSVNLHDSEADKILREIGKESRKLLKALHTTGRDGISRRRHVMEQQSPNGSVSRSVVYLATHVYKEIPQEALELMDPNCYEVKCREYVAQVRELNETEQYRDETHLDRDAVAKVFGVDDRGCVRGMGGGISKTELIASEVPREQLRQQVLKTRVVEDRVRNLKETVETLMVGLSCNSNPSNFNAQGMNGGGCQPAGSQRVILKNMRKRTVAVGYIFTNRPPIDDEFHLVLIDEICLPSESLCEGDGTFRDVSAGGAAF, encoded by the exons ATGTTCCTTTGGTTCTTTAAGGAAGAAATCTGGAGAGCCATCAAGAATGAATATAGGGTACCTGAAATCATCAAATCCAAGGCTCTAAGGATGGCAAACAAATCATGGAAGAACAAAAAGACTACCCTAAGGAAGTGGTGTGATCAATTTATTACCGTTGCTGAGAGAAAGAATAACAGACCAAATGGTGTGAAGAGAGAGGATTGGGATAAATCTGTGAACTTGCATGATTCGGAAGCTGATAAGATACTAAGGGAGATAGGGAAGGAATCAAGGAAACTTCTGAAAGCTTTACATACTACTGGAAGGGATGGTATTTCACGCCGTCGACATGTTATGGAACAACAATCTCCAAATGGTAGTGTAAGTCGATCTGTTGTGTACTTGGCTACACATGTTTACAAAGAAATACCTCAAGAAGCACTTGAATTAATGGACCCCAACTGTTATGAAGTAAAATGCAGAGAATATGTT GCACAAGTAAGAGAGCTTAATGAAACTGAGCAGTATAGAGATGAAACCCATTTGGACAGAGATGCAGTTGCCAAG GTGTTTGGAGTTGATGATAGAGGTTGTGTTCGAGGAATGGGAGGTGGGATATCCAAGACTGAACTAATTGCTTCTGAAGTTCCTAGGGAGCAGTTAAGACAGCAAGTGTTGAAGACTAGAGTTGTAGAAGATCGGGTCCGTAATCTCAAAGAAACTGTTGAGACACTAATGGTCGGTCTAAGTTGCAATTCTAACCCCAGTAATTTTAATGCTCAG GGTATGAATGGTGGTGGTTGTCAACCAGCTGGATCTCAGCGGGTAATTCTGAAGAACATGAGAAAGAGAACTGTTGCAGTAGGCTATATATTTACCAATAGGCCTCCAATAGatgatgaatttcatttggtCCTCATTGATGAAATATGTTTACCTTCTGAGAGTCTCTGTGAAGGTGATGGAACATTTAGAGATGTTTCCGCAGGTGGTGCTGCCTTTTAA